The following coding sequences are from one Nicotiana tomentosiformis chromosome 3, ASM39032v3, whole genome shotgun sequence window:
- the LOC138908517 gene encoding secreted RxLR effector protein 161-like: protein MEDSKEIDTLIATTTKLDTDEPVSSVDQKMYRGMIGSLLYFTASRPDIFFSVGLCARFQINPKESHLTTVKRILRYLKDTTDHYLWYPKGSNFNLVGYADSDYACFLVDKKSTSDLHKRILSEEHGALRLHGM from the exons atggaagattccaaagaaattgacactcttatagcaacaacaacaaaattgGATACAGATGAACCTgtttcatctgttgatcagaaaatgtataggggaatgattggctctttgttatatttcactgctagtagacctgatatttttttcagtgtaggcctttgtgctagatttcaaaTAAATCCAAAAGAGTCTCACTTGACTactgtcaagaggatcttgagatacctaaaagacACCACTGACCACtatctatggtatccaaaaggtagtaattttaacttagtgggatatgctgattCTGACTATGCATGTTTTCTTGTGGATAAAAAGAGCacttcag ACTTACATAAGAGAATTCTCAGTGAAGAACATGGTGCATTAAGATTACATGGTATGTAA
- the LOC138908518 gene encoding uncharacterized protein, with translation MKILKSHGIDSGTVANISVSQLQQKIESIEQFREEVNTIKAESLGWKEGMDCFASEKEVARAQLSSVESQLQGMKEKSSTQARKIEAFEARLASELAKAKSEAENAKAEADAIVAVYQADAEVQASEASETAQTQAYWIVELTKCQSRRKTLEEIHARGFDLTNEIAEAREHEAEARALATSDDDDDEGSKSGSENGEDIDVEEAAPGGDQEP, from the coding sequence ATGAAAATCTTAAAATCTCACGGGATCGATTCGGGAACAGTGGCTAACATTtcagtctcacagctgcagcagaagatcGAGAGTATCGAGCAGTTCCGTGAGGAGGTCAACACGATAAAGGCGGAGTctttggggtggaaagaaggtatggactgcTTTGCTTCAGAAAAAGAggttgctcgagcccaattatcatcggtcgaaagtcaacttcaaggcatgaaggagaagagctcgacTCAAGCAAGGAAAATAGAGGCGTTCGAGGCTAGGTTGgcttctgaacttgccaaggccaaatctgaagccgaaaatgCAAAGGCCGAGGCGGATGCGATCGTAGCCGTCTATCAGGCCGATGCTGAAGTCCAAGCGAGTGAGGCatccgagaccgctcaaactcaaGCATATTGGATTGTTGAACTtaccaaatgccaatctcgaaggaaaaccctcgaggagattcacgctcgaggtttcgatcttaccaacgagatagcagaggctagagagcatgaagccgaAGCTAGAGCGCTGGccacttccgatgatgatgatgatgaaggcagcaagagcgggtccgagaatggggaagACATCGATGTAGAAGAAGCTGCCCCCGGAGGTgatcaggaaccttag
- the LOC104100082 gene encoding probable CCR4-associated factor 1 homolog 6, translated as MSILPKTDSIHIREVWIDNLEEEFALIREVVDEFPYIAMDTEFPGVVIRPVGNFKNSYDYHYQTLKDNVDMLKLIQLGLTFSDEKGNLPKCGTDKYCIWQFNFREFNPNEDVFANDSIELLRQSGIDFTKNIEKGIDAKRFGELLMSSGIVLNDNVYWVTFHSGYDFGYLLKLLTCQDLPDTQADFFTLMNVYFPVIFDIKHLMKFCNSLHGGLNKLAELLEVERVGVCHQAGSDSLLTACTFRKLKENFFSGSLEKYAGVLYGLGVENGQNNTH; from the coding sequence ATGTCGATTTTGCCGAAAACCGATTCGATTCACATCCGAGAGGTTTGGATTGACAATCTGGAGGAGGAATTCGCGTTAATCCGCGAAGTTGTCGATGAATTTCCATACATCGCAATGGATACGGAGTTTCCCGGTGTCGTAATCCGGCCGGTCGGGAATTTTAAGAATAGTTACGATTATCATTACCAAACCCTAAAGGATAACGTGGATATGTTGAAATTGATTCAGTTAGGGCTGACATTTTCGGATGAAAAGGGCAACTTACCCAAGTGTGGGACCGACAAGTACTGCATTTGGCAATTCAATTTCCGCGAATTCAACCCTAACGAGGATGTTTTCGCCAATGATTCGATTGAGTTGTTGCGCCAGAGTGGCATTGATTTTACCAAGAACATTGAAAAGGGTATTGATGCCAAGCGCTTTGGGGAGCTCTTGATGTCGTCAGGGATTGTGCTGAATGATAATGTGTATTGGGTTACTTTTCATAGTGGCTATGATTTCGGGTACCTGTTGAAGCTGTTGACTTGCCAGGATTTGCCTGATACACAGGCGGATTTCTTTACCTTGATGAATGTGTACTTTCCTGTCATTTTCGACATCAAGCACTTGATGAAGTTCTGTAATAGCCTTCATGGTGGATTGAACAAACTCGCGGAGCTCTTGGAGGTTGAGAGGGTTGGTGTTTGTCATCAAGCAGGTTCAGATAGCTTGCTCACAGCTTGTACCTTTAGGAAGTTGAAAGAAAACTTCTTCAGTGGTTCACTGGAGAAGTATGCAGGTGTCTTGTATGGTCTAGGTGTTGAGAATGGGCAGAACAATACCcattga